In Kutzneria kofuensis, the DNA window GGTCGGCGATCCGGCGGTGCTGGCGAACGACGCCGTTGTGGTGGCGGTGCGACCGAGCGAGGGTGCGTCGGCGAAGGGCCGGCTCGTGGTCGTGGCGCTGCCCCGGCAGGCCGCGGCCAAGGTGGCGGCCGCGTCATTGGCGCAATCGGTCACCGTTACTCTGCGCTGATCGTTCGTCCCACCGAGGAGTCGCCATGCTGAAGGGTTTCCGGGACTTCCTGTTCCGCGGCAACATCGTCGACCTGGCCGTCGCCGTCGTCATCGGCACCGCCTTCACCGCGCTGGTCACGGCGCTCGGCAACGCCTTCATCAACCCGCTGGTGAAGGCCATCACCGGCGGCAAGATCGGCGGCACGTTCACCGTGGTCGGCGTGACCTTCGACTACGGTCTGTTTATCACGGCGGTGATCAACTTCGTCATCATCGCCGCAGTGGTCTACTTCCTGGTCGTGGTGCCGGTGCAGCGCATCACCAACCGGTTCAAGAAGCAGGAGGAGGAGAAGCCCTCCGCGCCGACCGACATCGAGCTGCTCACCGAGATCCGCGACCTGCTGCGGGCCCAGCAGGGCCAGCGCTAGCGGTCCTCGTGGTGGGGCGGTCGGTTCTCCTCGTACCAACTGTCGCGGCTGTCCGTCCGGCGCTCCGGATCGCGCTCGTCGGAGGTGGTCTCGGGCAGCACCTCGCCGAACACGTCGTCGAGGCGGCGGGTGGGTTCGCGTTGTTCGCGTGGCTCGCTCACCCGACCATCGTCCATCATTGACAACAGAGGCTGTCAGCGAGCAGGAAACGGGGGAACCCCACGTGAGCTTCTTCGACAAGGCCAAGGAGATGGCCAACGACCTGGCCGACAAGGCCGCTCCGCTGCGGGACAAGGCCGCCGAGGTGGCCAACGACCTGGCGGAGAAGGCCGAGCCGCTGCGCGAGAAGGCCGCGCCCTACCTGGAGCAGGCCAGCGAGGCGATCAACAAGGGCGCGGACGTCGCCGCGACCAAGATGGACGAGCTGACCGGCGGCAAGTTCAGCGAGGGCGTGCGCGCCGTCGGCGACAAGGTCGAGGAGCTGTTCAACCGCGACAAGAAGTGAGCGGACGCGGTCGGGGCCCGCGGTGACGGGCTCCGACCGGCCGCTCGACGGATCAAGGCGCTGCCCGTACCGACCGAGCGCGATCAGCCATTGTCCGCGCGGCACTACCGACCACGGACCGATGTTCCGTCGGGCGGGGTCGATCGCGGCGGCGTCGATGGATACGGTCGGAGGCCCGCCGGGTGGCGGGCCCTCGACCGGAAACAGGTCAGTCGTCCAGGCTGGACAGTTGCTCGATGACGTGCGGCACCAGCGCCGACAGGGTGGCCATGCCGTCGCGGACGGCGCCGCGGGAGCCGGCCAGGTTGACGACGAGGGTGCTGCCGGAGACGCCGACCAGGCCGCGGGAGATGCCGGCGTCCACGGCGCCGGCGGCGAGGCCGGAGGAGCGGAGCGCCTCGGCGATGCCCGGGATGGGGCGGTCCAGCACGCCCTGGGTGGCGTCGGGCGTCTGGTCGCGCGGCGACACACCGGTGCCGCCGACGGTGACGACCAGGTCGACGCCGCCGATGACGGCGGTGTTGAGCGCGTTGCGGATGCCCACCACGTCGCCGGACACCGCGACGACGCCGTCGACGATGAAGCCGGCCTCCTCCAACAGCTCGGTCACCAGCGGCCCGATGGTGTCCTCGTGCTCGCCGTGCACCACCGCGTCGTTGACGATCACGACGAGGGCACGGCCGAGACGCTGCGCACTGCGTTCCATGGCACCAACCTAGCGGTCGAGTGGATCTGACGGTTCTGTGACGTACCGGGTCACGGACGACCACGGCGGCGGGTCTGCCCATAACGTCGGCACGGTGCGAGTCCTCATCACCGGCGGGGCCGGTTTCATCGGCTCCCACGTCGCCGACGAACTGGCCGACCGCGGGCACGACGTGATCCTCCTCGACGCGCTGCTGCCGAAGGCGCACGGCACCGCGCAGCCGCCGCCGTGGACGGAACGGCACGACATCGTGCTCGGCGACGTGCGGGACGGCGAGTTGCTGGACAGCGTGCTGACCGGCGTGGACGTGGTGTGCCACCAGGCGGCGGTCGTCGGCCACGGCGTCGATCCCTCGGACGCCCCGGAGTACGCCGCCCACAACGACTACGGCACCGCCGTGCTGCTCGCCGCCATGCACCGCGCGGGCCTGCGGCGGCTGGTGTTGGCGTCGTCGATGGTCGTGTACGGCGAAGGCCGCTACTTCTGCGCCGAGCACGGCATCGTCCGGCCGCTGCCGCGGCAACAGTCCGATGTGGATGCCGGCCGCTACGACCCGCGCTGTCCGTGCTGCGGGGCCGAGCTGGGTTGGCGCAAGGTGCCCGAGGACGCGCCGCTCGATCCCCGCAGCACCTACGCCGCCACGAAGCTGGCGCAGGAGCACCTCGCCGCCGCGTGGGCGCGACAGACCGGCGGCAGCGTGTGGGCGCTGCGCTACCACAACGTCTACGGGCCGCGGATGCCGCGCGACACCCCGTACGCCGGCGTCGCTTCCCTGTTCCGGTCCGCGCTCCGCAACGGGCAGGCGCCGACCGTGCTGGAGGACGGCCGGCAGATGCGGGACTTCGTGCACGTCACCGACGTGGCGCTGATCAACGCCCTCGCCACCGAGCAGCCCGCCCCGGACGGCGTGCTGGAGGCCGTCAACGTGTGTTCCGGCGATCCGCACACTGTCGGCGAGCTCGCCGCGGAGCTGGCCGCCGCCTGCGACGGTCCCGCCCCGCGGATCGTGGGCGGCGCGCGGCCGGCGGACGTGCGGCACGTCGTCGCCGATCCGGCGAAGGCGGCTGAGCTGCTCGGCTTCAAGGCGCGGGTGGAGTTCGCCGCCGGCGTAGCCGACTTCGCCACAGCCCCGCTGCGAGACCCCGTCCGCCTCTGATTTGCCACGCTGGGGTGTCAGACGGCGATGGGGAGCTTGACCTCGAAGCGGCAGCCGGGCCCGTGGTTCTGGGCGGCGATCTGGCCGCGGTGGGCCTCGACGAGGCCACGGGCGATGGCGAGGCCGAGGCCGGCGCCGCCGTCGCCGGAGGGGGTGCGGGCGGAGCTGCCGCGAAAGGCGACGTCGAAGACGCGGTCGAGCTCGTGGTCGGGGATGCCGCCGCAGGCGTCGTCGACACGGACGACGGCGTGGTCGTCCTGGGCGTCGACGTGGACGGCGACGGTGCCGTCGGCGGGGGTGTGGCGGATGGCGTTGGAGAGCAGGTTGCGGATGACCCGGGCCAGCTCGGGGTCGCTGCCGAGCACGACGGGCCACGCCTCGGCGTTGGCCTCCAGGTGCACGCCCTTGCGCGCGGCGACGGGGCCCTCGGCGGCGACGGCCTCGCTGATCACGTCCCGCAGCGGCACGGCGGACATGGTGAGCCGCAATGCGCCGGCGGTGATCTTGGAGAGCTCGAACAGGTCGTCGACCATGCCGGACAGGCGCTGCGTCTCGGTGCTGATGCGCGAGGCGTAGCCGGCGACGTCCTCGGGTGAGGAGACGACGCCGTCGGACAGGGCGTCGGCCATGGCCCGGATGCCGGCGAGCGGGGTGCGCAAGTCGTGGCTGATCCACGCGACGAGTTCGCGCCGGGACGCCTCGGCGGCGCGTTCCCGGGACCGGGCCTCGCGTTCCCACACGGTCCGCTTGGCGATGCCGCGCCCGAGCAGCAGGGCGGCCGGCACGGTGACCAGCGCGACCCACAGGTAGACGAGCATGGTGGTGTTGA includes these proteins:
- the mscL gene encoding large conductance mechanosensitive channel protein MscL gives rise to the protein MLKGFRDFLFRGNIVDLAVAVVIGTAFTALVTALGNAFINPLVKAITGGKIGGTFTVVGVTFDYGLFITAVINFVIIAAVVYFLVVVPVQRITNRFKKQEEEKPSAPTDIELLTEIRDLLRAQQGQR
- a CDS encoding Rv0909 family putative TA system antitoxin: MSFFDKAKEMANDLADKAAPLRDKAAEVANDLAEKAEPLREKAAPYLEQASEAINKGADVAATKMDELTGGKFSEGVRAVGDKVEELFNRDKK
- a CDS encoding MogA/MoaB family molybdenum cofactor biosynthesis protein; the protein is MERSAQRLGRALVVIVNDAVVHGEHEDTIGPLVTELLEEAGFIVDGVVAVSGDVVGIRNALNTAVIGGVDLVVTVGGTGVSPRDQTPDATQGVLDRPIPGIAEALRSSGLAAGAVDAGISRGLVGVSGSTLVVNLAGSRGAVRDGMATLSALVPHVIEQLSSLDD
- a CDS encoding NAD-dependent epimerase/dehydratase family protein, with the translated sequence MRVLITGGAGFIGSHVADELADRGHDVILLDALLPKAHGTAQPPPWTERHDIVLGDVRDGELLDSVLTGVDVVCHQAAVVGHGVDPSDAPEYAAHNDYGTAVLLAAMHRAGLRRLVLASSMVVYGEGRYFCAEHGIVRPLPRQQSDVDAGRYDPRCPCCGAELGWRKVPEDAPLDPRSTYAATKLAQEHLAAAWARQTGGSVWALRYHNVYGPRMPRDTPYAGVASLFRSALRNGQAPTVLEDGRQMRDFVHVTDVALINALATEQPAPDGVLEAVNVCSGDPHTVGELAAELAAACDGPAPRIVGGARPADVRHVVADPAKAAELLGFKARVEFAAGVADFATAPLRDPVRL
- a CDS encoding sensor histidine kinase: MHIAPYAIAFTLPIALLGLVLLQWLRERSLATSMTVLVLVPLIATAVGVLGVSGFMFTPMLNTTMLVYLWVALVTVPAALLLGRGIAKRTVWEREARSRERAAEASRRELVAWISHDLRTPLAGIRAMADALSDGVVSSPEDVAGYASRISTETQRLSGMVDDLFELSKITAGALRLTMSAVPLRDVISEAVAAEGPVAARKGVHLEANAEAWPVVLGSDPELARVIRNLLSNAIRHTPADGTVAVHVDAQDDHAVVRVDDACGGIPDHELDRVFDVAFRGSSARTPSGDGGAGLGLAIARGLVEAHRGQIAAQNHGPGCRFEVKLPIAV